One Anopheles marshallii chromosome 3, idAnoMarsDA_429_01, whole genome shotgun sequence genomic region harbors:
- the LOC128712466 gene encoding uncharacterized protein LOC128712466 → MGVRHLQTFMDRKVRNGTYTVRMDREIRNAKNITEKPLVVIDLMAMFGLFCSDVRGLLCGTQVRLVERLVGMFFERLTDAGADLVFFYDGQLQMNKYDTWITRQNNKYELMIEILNAIDAREPLEKVAAKYEKTIPTNTCLKLRRVAKRYGKVIVSTQLECDQALAIYATKHNALAVITHDTDFLIFAGKWQLWHANRINPTTLVAQAFNRQALLQTLGLQWQQMAVWATLAGNDFFKYDELEPFLNDLGPHHQKFTKLAEYVRRLPITKQLDAGTVQSILERVYKNRRLPEEAFEWFQQSVAFYQIEPPSAATQIDEDQFYFLLQVEQEFAHTVLTGAPFNCTLFFFDYRSTEFGNYFEIIEPLIARIGGILLYHRQQERQHITVVAKRNHHESLSFFTVPLILPSTLTPPQVKDLISTDADLKISLLQRKLQLLRWVCSDDLIDHEELNSIPSSFLLTVLVLYRLRQYGAIRMFEADLLLLIAHQVTMELFDPAEEPYPKRLISRAFRLAFLFQKVYSHFERIAEALGLPEEYRPTAPFDGLRFHNHYRVWTSMRIEPHHIETIADWRLYKHIKK, encoded by the exons ATGGGAGTTCGACATCTACAAACGTTTATGGATAGGAAAGTAAGGAATGGCACGTACACGGTTCGAATGGATCGGGAAATTAG GAATGCGAAGAATATCACCGAGAAACCTTTGGTAGTGATCGACCTTATGGctatgtttggtttattttgctCCGACGTACGTGGTCTGCTGTGCGGTACACAGGTAAGACTAGTGGAGCGTTTGGTCGGTATGTTTTTCGAGCGCCTGACCGATGCGGGCGCCGATCTGGTATTTTTCTACGATGGACAGCTGCAAATGAACAAGTATGATACTTGGATCACTCGTCAAAATAACAAGTACGAGCTTATGATCGAAATTCTGAACGCAATCGATGCACGTGAGCCGTTGGAGAAGGTAGCAGCAAAGTATGAGAAAACCATTCCAACCAATACTTGCCTTAAGCTACGTCGAGTTGCTAAGCGGTACGGTAAGGTAATCGTTTCGACCCAGTTGGAGTGTGATCAGGCGTTAGCTATTtacgcaacaaaacataacgcATTAGCGGTTATAACGCATGATACGGATTTTTTGATCTTCGCGGGAAAGTGGCAACTCTGGCATGCGAACCGGATTAATCCAACTACTTTAGTTGCACAAGCGTTCAACAGGCAGGCGCTATTGCAAACGCTTGGTTTGCAATGGCAACAGATGGCTGTATGGGCTACATTAGCTGGAAACGATTTCTTCAAATATGACGAATTGGAACCCTTCTTGAATGATCTTGGTCCGCATCATCAGAAGTTTACGAAACTGGCGGAGTATGTGCGCAGGCTGCCGATAACGAAGCAGCTGGATGCTGGAACGGTACAATCTATTCTGGAACGGGTGTACAAGAACAGACGTCTACCAGAGGAGGCTTTCGAATGGTTTCAGCAAAGTGTAGCTTTTTATCAAATC GAACCTCCGAGCGCAGCCACGCAAATAGATGaagatcaattttattttttgctgcaaGTAGAACAGGAATTTGCGCACACGGTATTAACGGGAGCACCGTTCAATTGTACTCTCTTTTTCTTTGACTACCGCTCGACGGAGTTTGGAAATTACTTTGAGATTATCGAACCGCTCATTGCACGTATTGGGGGCATCTTGTTATACCACCGTCAGCAGGAACGACAACATATAACGGTGGTTGCAAAGCGAAACCATCACGAATCGCTCAGCTTCTTTACCGTGCCTCTCATATTGCCGAGTACCCTTACGCCTCCTCAAGTAAAGGATCTAATATCAACGGACGCAGATTTGAAGATCTCTCTACTGCAACGCAAACTGCAGCTACTGCGTTGGGTTTGTTCGGATGATTTAATAGACCACGAGGAATTAAATTCTATCCCTTCGTCGTTTTTGCTAACTGTGTTGGTGCTGTACAGGCTGCGTCAATATGGAGCAATACGTATGTTTGAAGCAGATTTGCTTCTTCTGATTGCACATCAGGTTACGATGGAGCTGTTTGATCCAGCGGAAGAACCGTACCCGAAACGGTTGATATCCCGTGCCTTTCGATTAGCGTTTCTATTTCAGAAAGTATACTCACACTTCGAACGGATTGCCGAAGCGCTGGGCCTGCCGGAAGAGTACCGTCCTACGGCACCGTTCGATGGACTTCGATTTCACAATCACTACAGAGTGTGGACTAGTATGCGCATTGAGCCACATCACATTGAAACGATCGCAGATTGGCGTTTGTATAagcatataaaaaaataa